The Lycium barbarum isolate Lr01 chromosome 12, ASM1917538v2, whole genome shotgun sequence genome includes a region encoding these proteins:
- the LOC132621391 gene encoding exocyst complex component EXO70E2-like — translation MGDCEPSVPQMEEEEENLIAAAQNIVKALGSNRTLTDDARKILADLGTQLSSITRVSEPQDEEADETEDQFIELEEEFTLVHSKVMSWEVGKSMIWDCGQEEAYEYLRYVDQARKLIERLESLNLVKGSKEDELLRRAHDLLQTAMNRLEEEFTHLLVHNRQPFEPEHMSFRSSEDDTLDDGSIVSFGDDSVEDNVVQRDSMSRSSEEFIIELVHPDVIPDLRCIANLMFDSNYGRECSQAFINVRKDGLDDCLFILEVEKLSIEDVLKMEWKSLNSKIRRWIRAMKIFVRIYLASEKWLSDQIFSELESVSSVCFAEASKASILQLLNFGEAIAIGPHQPEKLIRILDMYEVLADLIPDIDAMYSDEAGLCVRTECQVILRNLGDCAKATFLEFENAVASSISANPFPGGGIHHLTRYVMNYMKTLIDYSKTLDELLKGHEKEDSVDMTPDRDEDNAERRCYISPLAQHFRSFTSILECNLEDKSRLYKDESLGHLFLMNNIHYMAEKVKNSNLRTILGDGWIRKHNWKFQHHAMSYERATWSSILSLLRDEGLTNPGSNSISRTLLKERLYNFYVSFEDVYKSQTGWSIPDSQLREDLRISTSLKVIQAYRTFVGRHTNNVSDKHIKYTADDLENFLLDLFEGSPRSLHGSYRK, via the coding sequence ATGGGAGACTGTGAACCTTCAGTCCCCcaaatggaagaagaagaagaaaacctAATAGCTGCTGCACAGAACATTGTGAAAGCATTAGGGTCAAATAGGACTTTAACCGATGATGCTAGAAAAATCTTGGCTGATCTAGGCACTCAATTGTCTTCCATAACTAGAGTGAGTGAACCCCAAGATGAGGAAGCTGATGAAACTGAGGATCAGTTTATTGAGCTAGAGGAGGAGTTTACTTTAGTGCATAGTAAAGTTATGAGCTGGGAAGTGGGTAAGTCAATGATATGGGATTGTGGCCAAGAAGAAGCATATGAGTATTTGAGATATGTCGATCAAGCTCGAAAATTGATTGAGAGATTGGAGAGTTTGAACTTGGTTAAAGGTAGCAAAGAGGATGAGCTTCTTCGTAGGGCTCACGATCTTTTGCAAACAGCGATGAATCGTCTTGAGGAAGAGTTTACGCATTTGCTTGTTCACAATAGGCAGCCTTTTGAGCCGGAGCATATGTCTTTTCGTTCAAGCGAAGACGATACATTAGATGATGGCTCTATTGTTTCGTTTGGGGATGACTCGGTTGAGGATAATGTGGTTCAAAGAGATAGTATGAGTAGGAGCTCGGAGGAGTTTATTATTGAATTGGTCCATCCAGATGTTATTCCTGATCTAAGATGCATTGCCAATTTGATGTTCGATTCAAATTATGGTCGCGAGTGTTCTCAGGCATTTATTAATGTTCGAAAAGATGGTTTGGATGATTGCCTCTTTATTCTTGAAGTAGAGAAGTTGAGCATCGAGGATGTGTTAAAGATGGAATGGAAGTCATTGAACTCCAAAATCAGGAGGTGGATACGTGCTATGAAGATCTTTGTTCGCATTTACCTTGCTAGTGAAAAATGGTTAAGTGATCAGATTTTTAGTGAGCTGGAATCAGTTAGTTCAGTTTGCTTTGCTGAGGCCTCGAAAGCTTCAATCTTGCAGCTTCTGAATTTTGGCGAAGCTATAGCTATTGGCCCTCATCAACCGGAGAAGTTGATTCGGATTCTTGACATGTATGAAGTGCTTGCAGATCTTATCCCAGATATTGATGCTATGTACTCCGATGAGGCAGGTTTATGCGTTCGAACAGAATGCCAGGTAATCCTTAGAAACTTGGGAGATTGTGCAAAGGCGACATTTCTGGAATTTGAAAATGCTGTTGCTTCCAGCATATCGGCCAATCCTTTTCCGGGTGGTGGAATACACCATCTCACAAGGTATGTTATGAACTACATGAAAACTCTTATAGATTATAGCAAGACACTTGATGAGCTTCTGAAGGGCCATGAAAAGGAAGATTCAGTGGACATGACACCCGATAGAGATGAAGATAACGCAGAGAGACGGTGTTATATTTCTCCGCTGGCTCAACATTTTCGATCCTTTACTTCGATTTTGGAATGCAACCTTGAGGATAAGTCCAGGTTATACAAGGATGAATCACTAGGTCACCTTTTCTTAATGAATAATATTCATTACATGGCTGAAAAGGTGAAGAATTCCAATCTAAGAACAATACTAGGCGATGGTTGGATCAGAAAACATAATTGGAAATTCCAACACCATGCAATGAGCTATGAGAGAGCTACTTGGAGCTCTATCCTCTCTTTACTTCGAGATGAAGGGCTAACGAATCCAGGCTCGAATTCTATCTCGAGAACTCTTCTCAAGGAGAGACTATACAACTTTTATGTTTCATTTGAGGATGTTTACAAGAGCCAGACAGGATGGTCAATCCCAGATAGTCAACTTCGTGAAGATCTTCGAATCTCAACATCACTCAAGGTTATTCAGGCATACAGGACATTTGTTGGAAGACACACCAACAATGTAAGTGATAAGCACATAAAGTATACTGCGGATGATTTGGAGAACTTCCTTTTGGATCTCTTTGAGGGTTCTCCAAGATCTTTACATGGTTCCTACAGGAAGTGA